A single Phoenix dactylifera cultivar Barhee BC4 chromosome 1, palm_55x_up_171113_PBpolish2nd_filt_p, whole genome shotgun sequence DNA region contains:
- the LOC103706553 gene encoding cleavage and polyadenylation specificity factor subunit 6-like, with protein MEPGGQGFAGGVGDRDGFHRNEAISAVQDEEQFYGEDDYDDLYNDVNVGEGLLHSVHRSDEPRGYPREEGNRSNPAPAPAPALPPAPLPPSGNAPEKVQIPGIAGDPKIERPVDGSGGFHEQGFRGGGELAVAARPTAPPPAGSRPELGQSSGRPGGIQGQTGSSGYGNEGYRRPGSGFGGDARQGGGGGLAAGGGGVNGGGEGAGGTTLFVGELHWWTTDADLEAELSKYGQVKEVKFFDEKASGKSKGYCQADFYDPMAAAACKEGMNGHVFNGKPCVVAFASPSTVRRMGDAQVKNQQMTAQSSALAQKGRGGGGAPSGGNWGRGGGGGNWGRGGMGNRGPMGNMRNRMGPVGGRGIMGNGGMVAPPPPVLHPGAMLGQGFDPTGYGAAMGRIGGAYGGFPAGPTASPFPGLMPSFPPVVAPHVNPAFFGRGGMAAGGVGMWPDPSMGGWGGEEQSSYGDDAASDQQYGEGSHGKDRGPDRDWSGASDRRHDREKDMGPGQEWSERRHRDEREMGRERDRDWERDRERERERERERDRDRERERERERERERDRYRDDRDRHGDHYRHRDRELEHDDNWDRGRSSRQRSRSREVEHSKRRHLSSE; from the coding sequence ATGGAGCCCGGCGGGCAGGGCTTCGCCGGAGGCGTCGGAGACCGCGACGGGTTCCACCGCAACGAGGCGATCTCCGCTGTTCAGGACGAGGAGCAGTTCTACGGGGAGGACGACTACGACGACCTGTACAACGACGTCAACGTCGGGGAGGGCCTCCTCCACTCCGTCCACCGGAGCGACGAGCCCAGGGGGTATCCGAGGGAGGAGGGCAACAGGAGCAACccggcgccggcgccggcgccggccctcccgCCCGCGCCGCTCCCGCCGTCCGGGAATGCGCCAGAGAAGGTCCAGATCCCCGGAATCGCTGGCGACCCGAAGATCGAGAGACCAGTGGATGGATCCGGTGGTTTTCATGAGCAAGGGTTCAGGGGAGGCGGGGAATTGGCGGTGGCGGCACGGCCCACGGCGCCACCCCCGGCTGGAAGTAGGCCCGAGTTAGGGCAGTCTTCTGGTCGACCCGGCGGGATCCAGGGGCAAACGGGGAGCTCTGGATATGGGAACGAGGGTTATCGAAGGCCAGGGAGTGGCTTTGGAGGTGACGCGAGGcagggaggaggcggaggactGGCAGCGGGAGGAGGGGGCGTtaatggaggaggagaaggagctgGGGGGACTACTCTCTTCGTGGGGGAGCTTCACTGGTGGACGACGGACGCTGATCTCGAGGCAGAGCTCAGCAAGTACGGGCAGGTGAAGGAGGTGAAGTTCTTCGATGAGAAGGCGAGTGGGAAGTCGAAGGGGTACTGCCAGGCTGATTTCTATGATCCAATGGCTGCTGCAGCATGCAAGGAAGGGATGAATGGGCATGTGTTCAACGGCAAGCCCTGTGTTGTGGCATTTGCATCGCCGAGCACTGTTCGTCGGATGGGCGACGCTCAAGTAAAGAATCAGCAGATGACAGCCCAGTCGTCAGCACTAGCTCAGAAGGgcagaggagggggaggagcccCATCTGGTGGTAATTGGGGGAGGGGGGGTGGTGGTGGTAATTGGGGGAGGGGTGGAATGGGAAACCGAGGACCGATGGGGAATATGAGGAACAGGATGGGGCCGGTAGGCGGCAGAGGAATTATGGGAAATGGCGGGATGGTCGCTCCACCTCCTCCAGTGCTACACCCTGGTGCCATGCTTGGTCAAGGTTTCGATCCAACTGGTTATGGAGCAGCCATGGGGAGAATCGGTGGCGCATATGGAGGGTTTCCTGCAGGACCAACGGCATCTCCATTCCCAGGATTGATGCCTTCATTTCCTCCAGTTGTGGCTCCTCATGTGAACCCAGCCTTCTTCGGAAGGGGAGGGATGGCTGCTGGTGGGGTTGGGATGTGGCCGGATCCCAGCATGGGTGGATGGGGAGGTGAAGAACAGTCAAGTTATGGGGATGATGCTGCTTCAGACCAGCAGTATGGAGAAGGAAGCCATGGGAAGGATAGGGGTCCTGATCGGGATTGGTCGGGGGCTTCAGATAGAAGGCATGACAGGGAGAAGGATATGGGTCCTGGGCAGGAGTGGTCAGAAAGGAGGCATCGTGATGAAAGAGAAATGGGTAGGGAGAGAGATCGTGACTGGGAGAGAgacagggagagggagagggagagagaaagggagagggacAGGGAtagagagagggaaagggagagggaaagagagagggagagggatagGTATCGGGATGACAGAGACCGTCATGGGGATCACTACAGGCACAGGGACCGTGAATTGGAGCATGATGATAACTGGGATAGAGGACGATCATCAAGGCAAAGAAGCAGGTCACGGGAGGTGGAGCATTCAAAGAGGCGGCATTTGTCATCTGAGTAA